One Balaenoptera ricei isolate mBalRic1 chromosome 16, mBalRic1.hap2, whole genome shotgun sequence genomic window carries:
- the NPS gene encoding neuropeptide S, translating to MGHDAIFTPELSWYKRITNGGSDSKGEEFGNKITDLQRFQEVQNDQTFLRFLFFLLCSSLKSNLILFLLISAMHVFWCHPVPSSKVSGKSDYFVVLLNSCPTRMGRREGLDFLKPILEKTLMKRSFRNGVGTGMKKTSFQRAKS from the exons ATGGGACATGATGCTATTTTTACTCCTGAACTTTCCTGGTATAAAAGGATCACCAACGGAGGATCTGACAGTAAGGGTGAGGAATTTGGCAATAAAATCACCGATCTACAGAGATTTCAGGAAGTCCAAAATGATCAG ACTTttctgaggtttttgttttttctactcTGCAGCTCATTAAAATCCAATcttattctatttctgttgatttctGCAATGCATGTGTTCTGGTGCCATCCAGTTCCATCTTCTAAG GTGTCTGGAAAATCTGACTACTTTGTTGTCCTGCTGAACAGCTGCCCCACGAGGATGGGCAGGAGAGAGGGACTGGATTTTCTAAAGCCAATTTTGGAGAAGACACTTATGAAAAGGTCCTTTCGCAATGGAGTTGGCACAGGAATGAAAAAAACTTCCTTTCAAAGAGCAAAATCATGA